In a genomic window of Sulfurimonas denitrificans DSM 1251:
- the glyQ gene encoding glycine--tRNA ligase subunit alpha yields MITFSSMLLKLQEFWMKQGCNIVQPYDIPAGAGTFHPATFLRSLDSTPWSVAYVAPSRRPTDGRYGENPNRLGSYYQFQALIKPSPDNIQELYLKSLEYLGLDVKNHDIRFVEDNWESPTLGAWGLGWEVWLNGMEVTQFTYFQQVGGIECNPVAVEITYGTERLAMYLQGVDTVFDIVWGENEHGKTLYRDVHKEAEIEFSKYNFEIADTEMLFAEFNAKSAECLKTIEARLPLPAYDLCMMAASTFNVLDARKAISQTERQNYILKIRELSKGCAELYKAQEEDRNKRVKG; encoded by the coding sequence ATGATAACTTTTAGCTCCATGTTACTAAAACTACAAGAATTTTGGATGAAACAGGGTTGTAATATTGTTCAACCTTACGATATTCCTGCAGGTGCGGGAACATTTCATCCAGCTACGTTTTTACGCTCACTAGATTCAACTCCATGGTCTGTTGCTTATGTAGCACCATCACGCCGTCCAACCGATGGAAGATATGGCGAAAACCCAAACCGTTTGGGAAGTTACTACCAGTTTCAAGCACTCATAAAACCTTCCCCTGACAACATTCAAGAGCTTTATCTAAAGTCGCTAGAGTATCTTGGGCTTGATGTAAAAAACCATGACATTCGTTTTGTAGAAGATAACTGGGAGTCGCCAACACTTGGGGCATGGGGACTTGGCTGGGAAGTTTGGCTAAACGGCATGGAAGTAACGCAATTTACATATTTTCAACAAGTCGGCGGGATAGAGTGTAATCCTGTTGCGGTTGAGATAACTTACGGAACAGAGAGACTAGCCATGTATCTACAAGGTGTAGACACTGTTTTTGATATAGTTTGGGGTGAAAATGAGCATGGAAAAACTCTCTATAGAGATGTTCATAAAGAGGCTGAGATAGAGTTTAGTAAGTATAATTTTGAGATAGCAGATACTGAGATGTTATTTGCAGAGTTTAACGCAAAGAGTGCAGAGTGCCTAAAAACCATAGAAGCTAGGCTTCCTCTTCCAGCGTACGACCTTTGTATGATGGCGGCAAGCACTTTTAATGTCCTAGATGCCAGAAAAGCAATCAGCCAAACGGAGAGACAAAACTACATCTTAAAGATTAGAGAGCTATCAAAAGGTTGTGCAGAACTTTACAAAGCTCAAGAGGAAGATAGAAACAAGAGGGTTAAGGGCTAG
- a CDS encoding MerR family transcriptional regulator, translated as MKYKVSQIVKLTQTPKSTILYYIREGLLPEAKKLKSNVHRYSDIHVEILEYIRYMKQEMGSSNEELKTMLKNKNSSLSSSFSMIAPMMQTLENIPKNAKHYTKEEFLNEYNIEREFLEELLKDDILMPLGSDDFTQKEASLIKLVKNFQEMGVEHNILSEYVAHAKALAELEYKMQKNLCAIRDDDNFQTLWKIMFETLFGAKEYIHKRSTHKVLYKALKEEISKK; from the coding sequence ATGAAATACAAAGTATCTCAAATAGTAAAACTTACTCAAACTCCAAAATCAACAATTTTATACTACATAAGAGAAGGGTTACTTCCAGAGGCAAAAAAACTAAAATCAAACGTTCATAGATACTCAGATATACATGTAGAGATTTTAGAGTATATACGCTACATGAAGCAAGAGATGGGGAGCTCTAACGAAGAGCTCAAAACAATGCTAAAAAATAAAAACAGCTCTTTATCCAGCTCTTTTTCGATGATAGCACCCATGATGCAGACACTAGAAAATATCCCAAAAAATGCAAAACACTACACAAAAGAGGAGTTTTTAAATGAGTATAATATTGAGAGAGAGTTTTTAGAAGAGCTATTAAAAGATGATATTTTAATGCCTCTAGGGAGTGATGACTTTACGCAAAAAGAGGCTTCTCTAATCAAGCTTGTAAAAAACTTTCAAGAGATGGGAGTTGAGCATAACATCCTAAGCGAGTATGTTGCTCACGCAAAAGCTTTAGCAGAACTTGAATACAAAATGCAGAAAAATTTATGTGCAATTAGAGATGATGATAACTTTCAAACTCTATGGAAAATCATGTTTGAGACACTCTTTGGTGCAAAAGAGTACATACATAAGCGCTCAACACATAAAGTTTTATATAAGGCTCTCAAAGAGGAGATTTCAAAAAAGTAA
- a CDS encoding carboxymuconolactone decarboxylase family protein → MAHIKLPEFEEMTPAIQERARPILEKTGKLGEIFKLMAMDEKIYFATDMMIQKYLLDETTLSYDTKEAIALLVSKENGCKMCVDVHKGIAKMLGLSDEKIEKILEGVDAIDTDAKEKALLNFCLRAAQKDSYKMLKEDIDAIRDLGYSDAQILEAVAITGYFNYINTLSNVFGLGQ, encoded by the coding sequence ATGGCACATATTAAACTACCAGAATTTGAAGAGATGACTCCAGCTATACAAGAGAGAGCTCGTCCTATTTTAGAAAAAACAGGAAAACTTGGAGAAATTTTTAAGCTAATGGCAATGGATGAAAAAATCTACTTTGCAACAGATATGATGATTCAAAAATATCTTCTTGATGAGACGACACTCTCTTACGACACAAAAGAGGCTATTGCTCTTCTGGTTTCAAAAGAGAACGGATGTAAAATGTGCGTTGACGTTCATAAAGGTATCGCAAAAATGCTCGGGTTGTCTGATGAAAAAATTGAAAAAATTTTAGAGGGTGTTGATGCAATAGATACTGACGCAAAAGAGAAAGCTCTTCTAAACTTCTGTCTAAGAGCTGCTCAAAAAGATAGTTACAAGATGTTAAAAGAGGATATTGATGCAATTAGAGATTTAGGTTATAGTGATGCGCAGATTCTTGAAGCAGTCGCAATTACTGGATATTTCAACTACATAAACACACTCTCAAATGTTTTTGGACTAGGGCAGTAG
- a CDS encoding DsrE family protein: protein MRNIFILISLFITVASAHEYKSVFNCNAKDMSYIASRMVLIERTMDMIQKSGDSTDFALTIHGNCSKIVSKDYDLIVKEDEIESVKLAQSQLIKLDKRGVKIVVCAMSLNANAIDESSVISAVKISPNSYLDTIKYQNNGYALMVFE from the coding sequence GTGAGAAATATTTTTATTTTAATCTCTCTTTTTATAACGGTTGCTAGTGCACATGAGTACAAATCTGTTTTTAATTGCAATGCCAAAGATATGTCATACATAGCCAGCAGAATGGTACTTATAGAGAGAACCATGGATATGATACAAAAGAGTGGCGATAGCACTGATTTTGCTCTAACCATTCATGGAAACTGTTCCAAGATTGTCTCAAAAGATTATGATTTGATTGTAAAAGAGGATGAAATAGAGAGTGTAAAACTAGCTCAGTCTCAGCTTATAAAACTTGATAAAAGGGGCGTTAAGATAGTTGTTTGCGCTATGAGTCTAAACGCAAATGCGATAGATGAGAGTAGCGTAATCTCAGCTGTAAAAATCTCTCCAAATAGCTATTTAGATACTATCAAGTATCAAAACAATGGCTACGCACTTATGGTTTTTGAGTAA
- a CDS encoding damage-control phosphatase ARMT1 family protein — translation MTIDEACVTCIINQSVKVANAIGADELLSKKLTSTVEEMSKSFSFSDAPPEIASYVYEKMAQIANKIDLYDEVKTLSTKKALSFVPLLKEKLLKSQNKLLTATKIAVAGNVIDLAAEVEFDLKEELDKIFYTDFAYDDFSLFEEKLQSSKSVLIIGDNVGEHIFDYMFIETLQEFYPKIKFSYMVRGTPIINDVTMKEAKEAGFDELCELIDSGVNSPGFAYSRANSYAREIFDNVDLVISKGMGNYECMSPSHRKNICFLLKVKCAVVAAHLQKEIGDIICKIV, via the coding sequence ATGACTATTGATGAAGCTTGTGTTACATGTATAATAAATCAAAGTGTAAAAGTAGCAAATGCAATTGGCGCAGATGAGTTGCTTTCTAAAAAATTAACTTCAACTGTAGAGGAGATGAGCAAATCTTTCTCCTTTAGCGATGCTCCTCCTGAAATAGCCTCTTATGTTTATGAAAAAATGGCGCAAATAGCCAATAAAATAGATTTATACGATGAAGTAAAGACTCTCTCAACAAAAAAAGCTCTCTCTTTTGTTCCACTGTTAAAAGAGAAGTTATTAAAATCTCAAAACAAATTATTAACCGCTACAAAAATAGCTGTGGCTGGAAATGTTATTGATCTTGCTGCTGAAGTGGAATTTGACTTAAAAGAGGAGCTTGATAAAATCTTTTATACTGATTTCGCCTATGATGATTTTTCTCTCTTTGAAGAAAAACTACAGAGTTCAAAGAGTGTTTTAATAATCGGAGATAATGTAGGTGAGCATATTTTTGATTATATGTTTATTGAAACACTCCAAGAGTTCTATCCTAAGATAAAATTTTCATATATGGTTAGAGGAACACCAATCATAAATGACGTAACTATGAAAGAGGCAAAGGAAGCTGGATTTGATGAACTTTGTGAATTAATTGACAGTGGAGTAAACAGCCCTGGATTTGCATATAGTAGAGCAAATTCTTATGCTAGAGAAATTTTTGATAACGTTGATTTAGTCATAAGCAAAGGTATGGGGAATTACGAGTGCATGAGTCCATCGCATAGAAAAAATATCTGCTTTTTACTAAAGGTAAAGTGCGCAGTGGTTGCGGCGCACTTACAAAAAGAGATAGGTGATATAATATGTAAAATCGTATAA
- a CDS encoding DUF3972 domain-containing protein, producing the protein MKWMRDEEYMELTGLDMSAIDDLAHRGKLTLKVEDGIRYIDPSKGAREVVPAQLKELSSHNTKEMLVQPQFVEKTIGTIINLHEKVLDAKDETLRAVRVENEFLREALSSLQELYDEDRKTIHTLQEQLKLSQQEVEFMRRKYKLMWNKAIEEHTEK; encoded by the coding sequence ATGAAGTGGATGCGTGATGAAGAGTATATGGAACTAACAGGGCTAGATATGTCTGCTATTGACGATTTAGCACACAGAGGCAAACTTACTCTAAAAGTTGAAGATGGCATAAGATATATCGACCCATCCAAAGGTGCAAGAGAAGTGGTTCCCGCTCAATTAAAAGAGCTCTCTTCACATAACACAAAAGAGATGTTAGTTCAGCCTCAGTTTGTTGAAAAAACAATAGGCACCATCATAAATTTACATGAAAAGGTTCTTGATGCAAAAGATGAGACTCTAAGAGCTGTTAGAGTTGAAAATGAGTTTTTAAGAGAGGCGCTCTCTTCTTTGCAAGAACTTTATGATGAAGATAGAAAAACTATACATACACTTCAAGAACAATTAAAACTCTCCCAGCAAGAAGTCGAATTTATGAGAAGAAAATATAAGCTTATGTGGAACAAAGCCATAGAAGAACATACTGAAAAATAG
- the purE gene encoding 5-(carboxyamino)imidazole ribonucleotide mutase — translation MKFVSIVIGSRSDYEIMKSCSDTLEAFGVSYEMIISSAHRSPERTKDYIVQAEKKGAHVFIAAAGMAAHLAGVLSSKTVKPIIGVPMSASALSGIDALLSTVQMPAGMPVATVAIGKAGAINSAYLAMQILALDNEELAVKLKEDRIAKAKKVEMDSMEIETILP, via the coding sequence ATGAAGTTTGTTTCAATTGTGATAGGTAGCAGAAGTGATTATGAGATTATGAAGTCATGTTCAGATACGCTTGAGGCGTTTGGTGTCTCTTACGAGATGATTATATCTTCAGCACATCGCTCTCCTGAGAGAACGAAAGATTACATTGTACAAGCAGAAAAAAAAGGTGCTCATGTTTTCATAGCTGCAGCTGGCATGGCTGCACATTTAGCAGGTGTTTTATCTTCTAAAACAGTAAAACCAATTATTGGTGTTCCTATGAGCGCATCAGCTCTAAGTGGAATAGACGCACTTCTCTCAACTGTTCAGATGCCAGCTGGAATGCCAGTTGCTACAGTTGCAATAGGAAAAGCAGGAGCTATAAACTCTGCATATTTAGCTATGCAAATTTTAGCTCTTGATAATGAAGAGTTGGCAGTTAAGTTAAAAGAGGATCGTATAGCAAAAGCTAAAAAAGTTGAGATGGATTCTATGGAGATAGAGACTATCTTACCATAG
- a CDS encoding peptidase U32 family protein, with translation MSQVELLSPAGTLEKLKIAIDFGADAVYGGVSHFSLRIRSGKEFSFEEFEEGIAYAHARGKKVYATINGFPFNSQLNLLKKHILKMAELKPDAFIVATPGVLKLCHELAPNMPLHLSTQANVMNVLDAKVYYDMGATRIITAREISLRDLVEIKKELPELELEVFVHGSMCFAYSGRCLISTLQSGRVPNRGSCANDCRFPYEMYAANPETGTLFRLEEDEGVGTYIMNSKDLNLASHVKEILDTGAVDSIKIEGRTKTSYYAAVTAKAYRMAIDDYYNGVNDVEKYQYELQSLQNRGYTDAYLISRPFEKHDTQSLDFTMQLGTHQVSGQVDERGTHFLCKYKTLPHDELELVAPLDAKIEMVDNEIGTIYEREGRVYMKLKKLIAQNKKVWDEVHSGNLNPITLPIKLPPYTFLRIPAHPDMGTYPKV, from the coding sequence ATGAGTCAAGTTGAACTGTTGTCTCCCGCTGGGACGCTTGAGAAGTTAAAGATTGCTATTGATTTTGGAGCTGACGCCGTTTATGGCGGAGTGAGTCATTTTTCTCTTAGAATTCGCTCTGGAAAAGAGTTTAGCTTTGAGGAGTTTGAAGAGGGCATAGCTTACGCACATGCAAGAGGCAAAAAAGTTTATGCAACTATCAATGGCTTCCCTTTTAACTCTCAACTTAATCTTTTGAAAAAACATATATTAAAAATGGCAGAATTAAAACCTGATGCTTTTATTGTCGCAACGCCAGGAGTTTTAAAACTATGTCATGAGTTAGCTCCAAACATGCCACTTCATCTCTCAACTCAAGCCAACGTTATGAATGTTTTAGATGCAAAAGTTTACTATGATATGGGTGCTACTCGCATAATTACGGCAAGAGAGATTTCACTTCGTGATTTGGTGGAGATTAAAAAAGAGCTTCCAGAGTTGGAGCTTGAAGTATTCGTTCATGGCTCTATGTGTTTTGCTTACAGCGGACGATGTCTTATCTCTACTCTTCAAAGTGGGCGCGTTCCAAATCGTGGAAGTTGTGCAAATGATTGCAGATTTCCTTATGAGATGTATGCTGCAAATCCAGAGACTGGAACACTCTTTAGGCTTGAGGAGGATGAGGGCGTTGGAACTTATATCATGAACTCCAAAGATTTAAATCTTGCTTCACATGTAAAAGAGATACTCGATACTGGTGCAGTGGATTCTATAAAAATAGAAGGTCGAACAAAAACATCATACTATGCAGCAGTTACAGCAAAAGCTTACAGAATGGCGATTGATGATTATTATAATGGCGTAAATGATGTAGAAAAATATCAGTATGAACTTCAATCTCTTCAAAACAGAGGCTATACAGATGCTTATCTTATCTCAAGACCCTTTGAGAAACATGACACCCAGAGCCTTGATTTTACTATGCAGCTAGGAACTCATCAGGTGAGCGGGCAAGTGGACGAGAGAGGTACACATTTTTTATGCAAATATAAAACTCTTCCACATGATGAACTAGAACTTGTCGCTCCGCTTGATGCAAAGATAGAGATGGTGGATAATGAAATTGGTACTATTTATGAGAGAGAAGGCAGAGTTTATATGAAGCTAAAAAAACTCATAGCCCAAAATAAAAAAGTTTGGGATGAGGTACATAGCGGAAACTTAAATCCGATTACACTGCCGATTAAACTTCCGCCTTATACTTTTTTGAGAATCCCAGCACATCCTGATATGGGAACTTATCCAAAAGTTTAA
- a CDS encoding histidinol-phosphatase: MIADLHNHTKLCNHAEGEINEYIEKAIECNIKYFGFAEHAPMNFDPKYRISFEQMQSYEQSILEVKELYKEKIEILLGYEVDYLRGYMDERVLNAKVDYLIGSVHFINEWGFDNPEFIKDYENQDIDEIWQKYFDAIEEMAKSKLFDIVGHLDLIKIFKFMPKGNIAYIAKNALKAIKDADMSVEINVAGLRKPIAQTYPSYDLLKEVKKLNISITFASDAHKPEQVGLFSDETMKMVKELGFSQCVIYRNRKKEFINL, translated from the coding sequence ATGATAGCTGACTTACATAATCACACCAAACTTTGCAACCACGCAGAGGGAGAAATAAATGAATATATAGAAAAAGCGATTGAGTGCAATATTAAATATTTTGGATTTGCAGAACATGCACCGATGAATTTTGATCCAAAATACCGTATTAGTTTTGAGCAGATGCAGAGCTATGAGCAGAGCATTTTAGAGGTCAAAGAGCTATATAAAGAAAAGATAGAGATTTTGTTGGGGTATGAAGTAGATTATCTAAGAGGCTACATGGACGAGAGAGTATTAAATGCAAAAGTTGATTATCTCATTGGGAGCGTACACTTTATAAATGAGTGGGGGTTTGATAATCCAGAGTTTATAAAAGATTATGAAAATCAAGATATTGATGAAATCTGGCAAAAATATTTCGATGCGATAGAGGAGATGGCTAAGAGCAAACTATTTGACATAGTTGGACACTTAGATTTAATAAAAATTTTTAAATTTATGCCAAAAGGAAATATTGCATATATTGCAAAAAATGCTCTCAAAGCAATTAAAGATGCTGATATGTCTGTTGAAATAAACGTTGCGGGTCTTAGAAAACCTATTGCTCAAACATACCCATCGTATGATTTACTAAAAGAGGTTAAAAAATTAAATATTTCTATAACATTCGCCTCTGATGCGCACAAGCCAGAGCAAGTTGGGCTATTTAGCGATGAAACTATGAAAATGGTCAAAGAGTTAGGTTTTAGCCAATGCGTAATATATCGCAACAGAAAAAAAGAGTTTATAAATCTTTAA
- the trxA gene encoding thioredoxin: protein MGKYIELTSSDFEATLSKGVSLVDFWAPWCGPCRMIAPVIEELANDYDGKAKICKVNTDEEQDIAVKFGIRSIPTIMFFKDGKMVDQVVGAQSKAALAQKIDALLA from the coding sequence ATGGGAAAATATATAGAATTAACTAGCTCAGATTTTGAAGCTACATTAAGTAAAGGTGTTTCTTTAGTTGATTTTTGGGCACCATGGTGTGGACCTTGTCGTATGATTGCTCCTGTAATTGAAGAGTTAGCAAATGATTATGATGGCAAAGCTAAAATTTGTAAAGTAAACACTGATGAAGAGCAAGATATTGCTGTAAAATTTGGTATTCGTTCTATCCCAACTATCATGTTTTTTAAAGATGGCAAAATGGTAGATCAAGTTGTTGGAGCGCAATCTAAAGCTGCTCTTGCACAAAAAATCGACGCTCTTTTAGCGTAA
- the trxB gene encoding thioredoxin-disulfide reductase, with the protein MLDCAIIGGGPAGLTAGLYATRGGLENVVMFEKGMPGGQITQSSEIENYPGVTGEISGMDLMIPWPAQCQKFGLKHEMVAVLRVSKDGDIFKILKEDGTVAEAHSVIVCTGSSPRRAGFKGENALFGKGVSTCATCDGFFYKGKEVVVIGGGDTALEEALYLAKICSKVYLVHRRDTFRSAPNTVERVKRTQNIELVLNSSPQEVYGDEMGVTGIFIKNNNGEIRDIKVPGVFTFVGNDVNNQTLKQKDGTFLCEMNKQGEVIVDISMQTSIKGLFAAGDMRVAAPKQVVSAAGDGAVAALKAISYVDELLNH; encoded by the coding sequence ATTTTGGATTGTGCAATTATTGGTGGAGGACCTGCTGGTCTAACTGCTGGACTCTACGCTACTCGTGGCGGATTAGAAAATGTAGTTATGTTTGAAAAAGGAATGCCTGGTGGTCAGATTACACAAAGTTCTGAGATAGAGAATTATCCTGGTGTTACAGGCGAAATCAGTGGAATGGATTTAATGATTCCATGGCCAGCACAGTGCCAAAAATTTGGACTTAAGCATGAGATGGTTGCTGTTCTTAGAGTTAGTAAAGATGGAGATATTTTTAAAATTCTTAAAGAAGATGGCACAGTAGCGGAGGCTCACAGTGTAATTGTTTGTACTGGCTCATCTCCAAGACGTGCTGGTTTTAAGGGAGAGAATGCTCTCTTTGGAAAAGGTGTGAGTACTTGTGCTACATGTGATGGATTTTTCTATAAAGGAAAAGAGGTAGTTGTCATTGGCGGAGGCGATACAGCTCTTGAAGAGGCACTTTATCTTGCTAAAATATGCTCAAAAGTATATCTTGTTCACAGACGTGACACATTCCGCTCTGCTCCCAATACGGTAGAGAGAGTTAAAAGAACACAAAACATAGAACTTGTCCTAAACTCCTCTCCACAAGAAGTGTATGGCGATGAAATGGGTGTTACTGGGATTTTTATAAAAAATAACAATGGTGAAATACGTGATATTAAAGTTCCAGGAGTATTTACTTTTGTTGGCAATGATGTAAACAACCAAACCCTAAAACAAAAAGATGGGACCTTTTTATGTGAAATGAATAAACAAGGTGAAGTTATTGTAGATATTAGCATGCAGACTTCCATAAAAGGACTTTTTGCTGCTGGAGATATGCGAGTTGCAGCTCCTAAGCAAGTTGTAAGTGCAGCTGGTGATGGTGCAGTCGCTGCATTAAAAGCAATCTCTTATGTTGATGAGCTATTAAATCACTAA
- the dapB gene encoding 4-hydroxy-tetrahydrodipicolinate reductase yields the protein MVKVGVFGANGRVGKLLIDDLKLSENISLSSVYVRNSLDFSIDPSVLVSTDMKSFLNACDIVIDFSLPEACEDLLEAAIKTPKPLVIGTTGLNAHQLNLLKQASENMPILYATNMSLGVALLNKLVHQASAALKGFDIEIVEMHHKHKKDAPSGTALTLAHSAASGRGLDLNKVRVSGRDGNIGERNSDEIAVMALRGGDIVGRHTVGFYNDGEFIELNHTATSRNTFSKGAIRAASWLAKKEAGLYSISDCLEI from the coding sequence ATGGTAAAAGTTGGTGTTTTTGGTGCAAATGGAAGAGTTGGTAAACTGCTTATAGACGACCTCAAATTAAGTGAAAATATTAGTCTTAGTTCTGTATATGTAAGAAACTCTCTTGATTTCTCAATTGACCCATCGGTGCTTGTTAGCACTGATATGAAATCATTTCTTAATGCATGTGATATAGTTATCGATTTTTCACTTCCTGAGGCTTGTGAAGATTTGCTTGAAGCTGCAATTAAAACTCCAAAACCTTTAGTTATTGGGACAACTGGATTAAATGCTCATCAACTAAATCTTTTAAAACAAGCAAGTGAGAATATGCCTATTCTATATGCTACAAATATGTCTTTAGGAGTTGCTCTCTTAAACAAGCTCGTACATCAAGCTTCAGCAGCATTAAAAGGCTTTGATATAGAGATTGTAGAGATGCATCATAAACATAAAAAAGATGCACCAAGCGGTACTGCACTCACTTTAGCACACTCAGCTGCAAGTGGGCGTGGTTTAGACCTTAACAAGGTTCGTGTAAGCGGAAGAGATGGCAACATCGGTGAGAGAAATAGTGATGAGATAGCCGTAATGGCTCTTCGTGGCGGAGATATTGTTGGTCGCCATACTGTAGGTTTTTACAACGATGGAGAGTTTATAGAACTAAATCATACAGCTACTTCAAGAAATACATTTAGCAAAGGGGCTATAAGAGCTGCCTCATGGTTAGCAAAAAAAGAAGCAGGACTCTATTCTATAAGTGACTGTTTAGAAATTTAA
- the purF gene encoding amidophosphoribosyltransferase produces the protein MLEDMNEKCAVVGIYGNKEASKLAYFSLHALQHRGQEAAGISSSNGVKLQTIKKRGLVMRVFDEKKLETLRGSSAIGHTRYSTAGDDSILDAQPVFARYDLGEMAIVHNGNLTNAEEIRNRLIDKGAIFQTFMDTENLIHLIAKSEKRKLLDRIIDAVGKIEGAFSLVFLSRTKMFAMRDRHGFRPLSLGKLPGGGYIVASETCAFDLVGAEFIRDVKPGELLIFDEDKEPESIQVFEPTPKHCIFEYVYFSRPDSKVFGQSVYQTRKDMGRELAHIKPVEADMVIPVPDGGVPAAIGYAQESGIPYEMGIMRNHYIGRTFIEPTQEMRDLKVKMKLSPMTDIIKGKRVIVVDDSIVRGTTSKRIVRMLKEAGASEVHMRVSSPPTTDPCFYGVDTPNKDKLIAANMSQDDICKFIEADSLAYLDEASLLRSVKTDTDNYCTACFTGKYIV, from the coding sequence GTGCTAGAAGATATGAATGAAAAGTGTGCAGTTGTAGGGATTTATGGCAATAAAGAGGCTTCAAAACTGGCTTATTTTTCACTTCACGCACTTCAACATCGTGGCCAAGAAGCAGCTGGAATAAGCTCTTCAAACGGAGTTAAACTTCAAACTATTAAAAAACGTGGCTTAGTTATGCGTGTTTTTGATGAGAAAAAACTCGAAACCCTAAGAGGCTCAAGTGCAATAGGTCATACCCGCTACTCAACTGCTGGAGATGACTCAATCCTAGATGCTCAACCAGTTTTTGCAAGATATGATTTGGGTGAAATGGCAATTGTTCATAATGGAAATTTAACAAATGCTGAAGAGATTCGCAACAGACTCATAGACAAAGGTGCGATTTTTCAGACATTTATGGATACTGAAAACCTTATCCACCTTATAGCAAAAAGTGAAAAAAGAAAACTCCTAGATAGAATTATTGATGCTGTTGGGAAAATCGAGGGTGCTTTCTCACTTGTCTTTTTAAGTAGAACAAAGATGTTTGCTATGCGTGACCGTCATGGTTTTCGTCCACTAAGCCTTGGAAAACTTCCAGGTGGCGGTTATATTGTTGCTAGTGAAACATGCGCATTTGACCTTGTAGGAGCTGAGTTTATAAGAGATGTAAAGCCTGGAGAACTTCTTATCTTTGATGAAGACAAAGAGCCAGAGAGTATTCAAGTTTTTGAGCCAACTCCAAAGCACTGTATATTTGAATATGTCTATTTTTCAAGACCTGATTCAAAAGTTTTTGGACAAAGTGTTTATCAGACCAGAAAAGATATGGGAAGAGAGTTAGCGCATATAAAACCTGTTGAAGCAGATATGGTTATCCCTGTTCCAGATGGCGGTGTACCAGCGGCTATAGGTTACGCTCAAGAGAGTGGTATTCCTTATGAGATGGGAATTATGAGAAACCACTATATCGGACGAACTTTTATCGAACCTACTCAAGAGATGAGAGATTTAAAAGTTAAAATGAAGCTCTCTCCAATGACTGACATTATCAAAGGCAAAAGAGTTATCGTTGTAGATGACTCAATAGTTCGTGGAACAACATCAAAAAGAATTGTAAGAATGTTAAAAGAGGCAGGAGCTAGTGAAGTTCATATGAGAGTATCTTCTCCTCCAACCACTGATCCATGTTTCTATGGAGTTGACACACCAAATAAAGATAAGCTAATCGCTGCAAATATGAGCCAAGATGATATATGTAAGTTCATTGAAGCTGATTCATTGGCATATCTTGATGAGGCTTCACTTCTTAGAAGTGTTAAAACCGATACAGACAACTACTGTACTGCTTGTTTTACAGGAAAATACATAGTTTAA